Below is a window of Culturomica massiliensis DNA.
CCCGCCGGCTTACCCACCGCACCGATGGTAAAGGCCGTGAGTTCCTCGTCCCCGCACATCACCCGTACGGTCGAGGTGAGAGTGACGGACGAGAGAATCTTCCCCGTGTCATCCGCGGGGAACACGTATTCACCCAAAGACTGGGTTATGGTATACCCGTCCTTCTGGACATAGATGGTCGCCTGTCCCCGGGCGATGAGAATCTTTGCCATGAAACCTTTTTCTGAAAGTATAGTGCGGAATGATTCCGGCAGGTTGCGGATTTTTTTTCGTGTAAATGATATTATTATAAAAAATATTTGTATTTTTGTAATTGGAAATGGTTCCGGGCGGTTCGCCGCCACGGATGAAAAGGGAATCCGGTGAGAATCCGGGACAGTACCCGCTGCTGTAAGTCCCCTCAAGGTTGCCGCAACCTGCCACTGGTGTAATGCTGGGAAGGCGCGACGACTGGGACGAGTCAGAAGACCTGCCATGACCGGAAAAGGATTTACACCCGCGGGAGAAAATCGGGTTGCGATCAGATACGGAATGCCGTAGGAGTCATTCTCATATTTGAAGACAAACATAATCCCGTTCGTGTAAACCTGCGCGAACGGGATTTTTTGTGTTTGTTAAAAATATGTTTTATTAAAAAACAAGTAAGCTATGAAAAGAAATTTACGCTTTCTGGCGGGAGCTTTCCTGTTGACGGCAACCGCCCTGTTCACCGGCTGTAATTCAGACGATGACTTTTTGATGAATCCTCAAACTGATTCAGTAACTCCCGAAACCCGAGCCAACTTTAATGATGATGGCACTACAACCATTACATTCGATGACTTCGATGAAACATTCATGGCGGTTTCGCCTAAAGCAGAGAACTACTACACGCTTTATGGATATACTGCAGAGAACCAAATCAGGGAAATATACGATCCCGATTTTGTGTTTGTCTCCGACATGAATACTGTAACCAATTCTTATGGAGCGTATACTGAATTTTCCAGTGGTGCCATTGCGTTGTCGAAATACAATTATCGTTCTGATTCTGCTGCCGGCAAGACTTCTGGAACTAATTGGTGGTATACTTGGGAGAATCAATGTAGTGTCTATAATACAGCATCCACAGATGGGGCCAATACAGGGGCAGGTCACAGCGGTTCCAATTTTGCTGTTGTATACGGCTACTCTGATTTCGGAAATACGGAGTGGATGGCCAAACCTGAATTCTATTTTGACTCCCCTCGCAAATTCAAGGGTTTATGGTATTGTAACACAGCATATACCTATGGTGTGATTATAAATGGTAATCAGTTCGGAACATCGGGTGTTGCAACACCGTTGAGTAATCTGAAAGATTCTGACGGCAACAATATAGGATATTTCCAAGTCAACATCGAATGTTATGACGTAGATGGAAATTTGATCACCACTGTATCGAAATTGTTGGCCGACTACCGATATGATAAACCAACAGTGTCCCCCGTAACTACATGGACATATTGGGATATTAATGTAGCGGATGTGCAAAGTGTAAAATTCAATTTTGAAGGATCTGATGTCGATCCTATATATGGACTCAATACTCCGGCGTATCTTTGTATAGACGACGTTACAATAGAATAACAATTTAATATAGTTTGGCATAGAACTGATTTCAGTTCTATGCCTTTTTTATTATGAAGGCTTTCATATTTAGTATTCTTGTACTTTTGTTTTTTATTACAAGCTGTAATAAGAACGATGTAATTACTGAAGAAATAAAACAAGCTCCTATAATTGAACTCGATAGTGAGACTGGCATTTACACTATCAAAGTTGGGCGTGAACTGACAATTGCCCCGACATATAAATATGCGAATAATGCACTTTATGCATGGACAGTAGATGGAAAACTTCTTTCATCTGAATCAATATTGAAGTATACATGGAATC
It encodes the following:
- a CDS encoding DUF4465 domain-containing protein, which codes for MKRNLRFLAGAFLLTATALFTGCNSDDDFLMNPQTDSVTPETRANFNDDGTTTITFDDFDETFMAVSPKAENYYTLYGYTAENQIREIYDPDFVFVSDMNTVTNSYGAYTEFSSGAIALSKYNYRSDSAAGKTSGTNWWYTWENQCSVYNTASTDGANTGAGHSGSNFAVVYGYSDFGNTEWMAKPEFYFDSPRKFKGLWYCNTAYTYGVIINGNQFGTSGVATPLSNLKDSDGNNIGYFQVNIECYDVDGNLITTVSKLLADYRYDKPTVSPVTTWTYWDINVADVQSVKFNFEGSDVDPIYGLNTPAYLCIDDVTIE